From Pseudoalteromonas sp. R3, one genomic window encodes:
- the murG gene encoding undecaprenyldiphospho-muramoylpentapeptide beta-N-acetylglucosaminyltransferase — protein sequence MTKRLLVVAGGTGGHIFPGIAVAKALAAQGWLISWVGTADRMEAQVVPAHDIEIDFIEVKGVRGNGFKRLLAAPWMVIKAIFAAKAIIRNRRPDVVLAMGGYVTGPVGLAAKLAGVPLVIHEQNAVAGLSNKLLARIANRVLAAFPQAFAECDHDVVGNPVRASVAQLKPKQPGTSINVLVVGGSLGAKVLNDTVPEAMALLRKATSGDIRIWHQSGKGNHVGLEADYQRYDLQANVAEFIDDMDKAYDWADVVICRAGALTVSEIAAAGKMAIFVPLPHAVDDHQTANARFLVDESAALLVPQSDLSAQHLCDTLLPYCRDQALIWDKANKAKACAQLSATQSVAVICEEVTN from the coding sequence ATGACCAAACGGTTACTTGTCGTCGCCGGTGGAACGGGCGGTCATATCTTTCCGGGTATTGCAGTGGCTAAAGCGTTAGCAGCTCAGGGTTGGCTGATATCATGGGTGGGCACTGCTGACAGAATGGAAGCGCAAGTTGTGCCTGCGCATGACATTGAAATCGATTTTATAGAAGTAAAAGGGGTGCGTGGCAATGGATTTAAGCGATTGCTGGCGGCACCCTGGATGGTGATAAAAGCCATCTTTGCTGCCAAAGCTATCATTCGTAACCGACGCCCGGATGTGGTCCTCGCCATGGGAGGATATGTTACAGGTCCGGTAGGGCTGGCAGCAAAATTAGCTGGAGTGCCGCTGGTAATTCATGAACAAAATGCCGTGGCTGGATTGAGTAATAAACTACTTGCTCGGATTGCTAACAGAGTATTAGCGGCATTCCCGCAGGCTTTTGCCGAGTGTGACCATGATGTTGTCGGTAACCCGGTGCGTGCAAGTGTGGCACAGCTCAAGCCGAAACAGCCGGGTACCTCGATCAATGTGCTGGTTGTTGGTGGTTCGCTGGGGGCGAAAGTGCTCAATGACACTGTGCCTGAAGCCATGGCACTCCTGCGCAAGGCGACTTCCGGTGATATCCGGATTTGGCATCAAAGTGGTAAAGGTAACCATGTCGGCCTTGAGGCAGACTATCAGCGCTACGATTTACAGGCCAATGTGGCGGAATTTATCGATGATATGGATAAGGCCTACGACTGGGCTGATGTGGTGATTTGTCGTGCAGGGGCGCTGACTGTAAGTGAGATTGCCGCGGCAGGTAAGATGGCCATCTTTGTGCCTTTACCTCATGCGGTAGACGACCATCAGACTGCTAATGCGCGATTTTTAGTGGATGAGTCGGCGGCGCTGTTGGTTCCCCAGTCGGACTTATCTGCGCAGCATTTGTGTGACACTTTACTCCCGTACTGTCGCGATCAGGCATTAATCTGGGACAAAGCAAATAAAGCTAAAGCCTGTGCGCAGCTGTCAGCAACTCAGTCAGTGGCAGTCATATGCGAAGAAGTAACGAATTAA
- the ftsW gene encoding cell division protein FtsW has product MLSMTALRRSFTPTPSDSLFDVPLLYAMLCLVGIGFVMVTSASMPVAERLYDNPYHIVTRHGMFLVMALVLFWLSTTVPMTWWKRFNPYLLLLGLVLLAVVLVVGREVNGSKRWLPVGPIGFQVAEAAKLFFFSYIAGYLVRKRDEVQENLKGFAKPIIVFAVYAFLILMQPDLGTVVVMFVTTVGLLFLAGAKLWQFFALMLTGVLLVVMLIIFEPYRMARVVGFLEPWEDPFGKGYQLVQSLMAYGQGGWLGQGLGNSVQKLQYLPEAHNDFIFAVVAEELGFIGVICVLMTLATLVFRALLIGQKALKAGKEYEGYLALGIGIWFAFQTVVNVGASAGMLPTKGLTLPFISYGGSSLLIMTIAAGLLQRIDFETKLSTRQATSRGGKK; this is encoded by the coding sequence ATGCTGAGTATGACCGCTCTGCGGCGCTCTTTTACCCCGACCCCTTCGGATTCGTTGTTCGACGTTCCGCTGCTGTATGCCATGTTATGTCTGGTCGGAATTGGCTTTGTGATGGTGACCAGTGCTTCTATGCCTGTAGCAGAACGCTTGTACGATAACCCGTATCACATAGTGACGCGCCATGGCATGTTCCTGGTAATGGCATTGGTGTTGTTCTGGCTCAGTACCACAGTGCCGATGACCTGGTGGAAGCGCTTCAATCCCTACCTGCTGTTGCTGGGGCTGGTGTTACTGGCTGTTGTACTGGTTGTCGGGCGTGAAGTAAATGGTTCAAAACGCTGGTTGCCCGTTGGGCCGATAGGTTTCCAGGTGGCTGAAGCTGCGAAACTCTTCTTCTTTAGCTACATTGCCGGTTATCTGGTGCGCAAGCGCGACGAAGTGCAGGAAAACCTTAAAGGGTTTGCAAAACCTATTATTGTATTTGCGGTCTACGCATTTTTAATTCTGATGCAGCCGGACCTAGGTACCGTGGTGGTGATGTTTGTTACAACGGTCGGTTTGCTATTTTTGGCAGGAGCAAAACTCTGGCAGTTTTTTGCTCTGATGCTGACCGGGGTTTTGCTGGTTGTGATGTTGATTATTTTTGAGCCTTATCGAATGGCTCGGGTAGTTGGTTTTCTGGAGCCCTGGGAAGATCCTTTCGGTAAAGGATATCAGTTGGTCCAGTCGCTGATGGCATATGGTCAGGGGGGCTGGCTCGGCCAGGGACTGGGTAATAGTGTACAAAAGTTACAGTATTTACCTGAGGCCCATAATGACTTTATCTTCGCGGTTGTAGCTGAAGAACTTGGTTTTATTGGTGTGATTTGTGTATTGATGACGCTTGCAACATTGGTGTTCAGAGCGTTGCTTATCGGACAAAAAGCGTTGAAAGCGGGCAAAGAATACGAAGGTTATCTGGCGCTGGGCATAGGTATCTGGTTTGCCTTTCAAACTGTAGTGAATGTTGGGGCGAGTGCAGGAATGCTACCCACCAAAGGATTAACGTTACCTTTCATATCCTATGGCGGTTCTAGCTTATTGATTATGACGATCGCCGCAGGTTTATTGCAGCGCATTGATTTTGAAACCAAACTGTCGACGCGACAGGCCACTTCCCGTGGAGGTAAAAAATGA
- the murC gene encoding UDP-N-acetylmuramate--L-alanine ligase, which yields MRRSNELKEKTVKEINRRRAMRRINTIHFIGIGGAGMGGIAEVLAFEGYRITGSDIAQNAMTERLIRAGAEVFIGHDENNIKDADVVVVSSAIDTSNPEIVAAKRARVPVVRRAEMLAELMRFRHGIAVAGTHGKTTTTSLIASIFAEARLDPTFIIGGLLNSAGSNAKVGSSDYLIAEADESDASFLHLQPMVSVITNIEADHMDTYDGDFEKMKDTYVEFIHNLPFYGLAVVCTDSDVAKELIPRFARPAITYGENPEADYRMVDFEQTQSQSRFKVVHKSGEQLEVTLSMPGKHNALNATAAIAVAKDHDIGNDAILAALEKFAGIGRRFQHYGCFQNERGEVMLVDDYGHHPSEVAVTIRAARAGWPDKRLVMLYQPHRYTRTRDLYEDFVKVLSEVDQLLLLDVYSAGENPIVGADSKSLCRSLRQRGVEPIHVADGQDLQAVLADVLRDNDLVITQGAGNIGQIVKQLAATELSVEKLKQGAL from the coding sequence ATGCGAAGAAGTAACGAATTAAAAGAGAAAACAGTGAAAGAAATAAATAGACGCAGAGCCATGAGACGCATAAATACCATCCACTTCATTGGCATAGGTGGTGCTGGTATGGGCGGTATTGCAGAGGTGCTGGCTTTTGAAGGGTACCGAATTACTGGCTCTGACATTGCTCAGAATGCGATGACGGAACGTCTTATCCGCGCAGGGGCTGAGGTGTTCATTGGCCATGATGAAAATAATATTAAAGATGCCGATGTAGTCGTGGTTTCCAGTGCCATTGATACCAGCAATCCAGAGATTGTGGCAGCGAAACGTGCTCGGGTACCTGTCGTCAGACGCGCCGAGATGTTGGCTGAACTAATGCGTTTTCGTCATGGTATCGCAGTGGCCGGAACTCATGGTAAAACCACGACAACCAGCTTGATCGCCAGTATTTTTGCCGAGGCGAGATTAGACCCAACTTTTATTATTGGTGGTTTGCTAAACAGTGCGGGCAGTAATGCCAAGGTGGGGAGTAGCGATTATCTGATTGCAGAAGCAGACGAAAGTGATGCTTCATTTTTACATTTGCAGCCGATGGTCTCGGTGATAACAAATATTGAAGCCGATCATATGGACACCTATGACGGCGACTTTGAAAAGATGAAAGACACTTATGTTGAGTTTATCCATAACCTGCCTTTCTATGGTTTAGCTGTGGTGTGTACCGACTCTGATGTGGCAAAAGAACTGATACCTCGCTTTGCTCGCCCTGCTATCACGTACGGGGAAAACCCTGAAGCGGATTACCGCATGGTAGATTTTGAACAAACGCAGAGCCAGAGCCGATTTAAAGTGGTGCATAAATCTGGCGAACAGCTAGAAGTAACACTCAGCATGCCTGGCAAGCACAACGCACTCAATGCGACCGCGGCTATAGCCGTGGCGAAAGACCATGACATAGGTAACGACGCTATTTTAGCGGCGCTGGAAAAATTTGCAGGAATTGGGCGTCGCTTTCAGCACTATGGTTGTTTCCAAAATGAGCGTGGTGAAGTCATGTTGGTTGATGATTATGGCCATCATCCTTCGGAAGTGGCTGTAACTATCCGTGCGGCGCGAGCCGGGTGGCCTGATAAACGTTTGGTTATGCTTTACCAGCCACATCGCTATACCCGTACCCGTGATCTCTATGAGGACTTTGTGAAAGTCCTCAGTGAAGTCGATCAATTGTTGTTATTAGATGTATATAGTGCGGGTGAAAACCCTATCGTCGGAGCTGACAGCAAGAGCCTTTGCCGCAGCCTGCGTCAGCGTGGTGTTGAACCAATTCATGTCGCAGATGGTCAGGATTTGCAGGCCGTACTGGCGGATGTATTGCGTGACAATGATCTGGTGATCACTCAGGGAGCCGGCAACATTGGGCAAATCGTCAAGCAACTGGCAGCGACAGAGTTGTCGGTCGAAAAATTAAAACAAGGTGCATTATGA